One stretch of Pyrenophora tritici-repentis strain M4 chromosome 4, whole genome shotgun sequence DNA includes these proteins:
- a CDS encoding BetA, Choline dehydrogenase and related flavoprotein, which produces MGLIQSRWVEAFEELGHSTNPTGFVESYAGAVNVTNAIDASKGERSHAGTAFLDSALNRGNVTLRTGVNVDKIAFDELLTADGKLNANGIHYTYNGEDHLISGREIILCAGAFESPAILERSGIGSKEVLAAANIPILYELPGVGENLQDHLNCGLSFETRDDIATRDDMLETPTETQELIQKVQQWVAAETNPSLKAQYALIQEAIESPSEATATTFMLRLQRHKDAHSLPKDIPSVVDGNYITVVAIRLSNKQVKQVTALNLTCLVQT; this is translated from the exons ATGGGCCTTATTCAATCTCGATGGGTTGAAGCTTTTGAAGAGCTTGGTCATTCGACGAATCCTACAGGGTTTGTCGAAAGCTATGCCGGAGCAGTCAATGTCACCAATGCAATCGACGCTTCAAAAGGCGAGCGAAGTCATGCAGGCACAGCATTCCTAGATTCCGCCTTGAATCGTGGCAATGTGACGTTGAGGACTGGTGTAAACGTCGATAAGATAGCATTCGATGAATTGTTGACCGCTGATGGAAAACTAAATGCTAATGGCATTCACTACACATACAACGGGGAAGATCATCTGATCAGCGGCCGAGAGATAATTCTCTGCGCAGGCGCATTCGAATCCCCCGCTATTTTGGAACGATCAGGTATCGGATCCAAAGAAGTCCTCGCAGCAGCGAATATCCCGATCCTGTATGAACTTCCGGGAGTCGGCGAGAACTTACAGGATCATCTGAACTGCGGCTTATCATTCGAAACCAGAGACGACATCGCTACTCGTGACGAC ATGCTAGAAACCCCGACGGAGACGCAGGAGCTGATCCAAAAAGTTCAGCAATGGGTGGCAGCAGAGACCAACCCAAGCCTAAAAGCCCAATATGCTCTCATCCAAGAGGCCATCGAAAGCCCTAGCGAAGCAACAGCCACAACATTCATGCTGCGCTTACAGCGTCACAAAGACGCCCATTCCCTACCCAAGGACATCCCATCCGTCGTCGATGGCAACTACATAACCGTCGTCGCCATcagactttccaacaagcaagtaaagcaagtcaccgctctaaacttgacttgcttggttcaaacatag